Proteins from a single region of Nitrososphaerales archaeon:
- a CDS encoding type II toxin-antitoxin system VapC family toxin, translating to MVLDSAAIAALFFRDSQSEKVEAALAKYSNLHTLDLAFAEVCSVAWKRVKFFGEELETASRALALAKDFVDSSCRVAQSRDLLQEALRLAAEQGTTAYDSLFLSLALKSKTKLLTTDEKLHKKAESSSKTRGLTLMP from the coding sequence GTGGTGCTGGATTCGGCTGCAATTGCAGCGCTCTTCTTCAGGGATTCTCAGTCCGAAAAGGTCGAGGCGGCCTTGGCGAAGTACTCGAACCTCCACACCCTCGACCTTGCGTTCGCCGAGGTCTGCAGCGTCGCGTGGAAGCGGGTCAAGTTCTTCGGTGAGGAGCTGGAGACGGCGTCGAGGGCCCTTGCCCTGGCGAAGGATTTCGTCGACAGCTCCTGCCGCGTCGCACAGAGCAGGGACCTCCTCCAGGAGGCTCTCAGACTGGCAGCGGAGCAGGGCACGACTGCCTACGATTCCCTCTTCCTTTCGCTTGCGCTGAAGTCGAAGACGAAGCTCCTGACCACGGATGAGAAGCTGCACAAGAAGGCGGAATCGTCGTCCAAGACGCGAGGCCTCACTCTAATGCCGTGA
- a CDS encoding transposase, translating into MQARKSVKQLYRPSPQVLSIMEDFRQMVNDCVRIGLKFEDESHATPSMKRLSLLCYGQLERYGVYSAYRLTAISKAAGILSARKKSINRGFHTKSPYVSKPLLVSCYHLKIQDGMLRVQLGDKRCEYIPLNTHTLQFLSDTTLRINSFTLTCTSLSLCISKEAIHMEPSELTSTVGIDRNLRNLAVGNIEKVTYYDMSKIVQIAENTRSVVRSFKRNDVRIRQSISSKYGRRRSERVKQIIHGVTKRIVQEAKAKKQAIVFEEIRGIRNLYRKGNGQERSFRGRMNSWPFHEVKRQIEYKAAWEGVPVVTLSRNDTRGTTMDCVRCGERLQLPVRGDLEHHRQLWCEKCERWMDRDLMAVLNISRRGRLRFDRSLTEGEASEAMKGNAEHDGEPLILRVDASKLRLAQQSQ; encoded by the coding sequence ATGCAAGCTAGAAAGTCGGTCAAACAGCTCTATCGGCCTAGTCCTCAAGTTCTGTCAATCATGGAAGACTTCCGCCAGATGGTCAACGACTGCGTAAGAATTGGATTGAAGTTTGAGGATGAGAGTCATGCAACTCCCTCGATGAAGAGACTATCCTTGCTGTGTTACGGTCAACTCGAAAGGTATGGGGTCTACTCGGCTTACCGCCTGACAGCGATTAGCAAGGCCGCCGGCATCCTCTCCGCTCGTAAGAAGTCAATCAACCGAGGCTTTCATACTAAGAGCCCTTATGTTTCAAAGCCGCTTCTCGTATCCTGCTACCATCTCAAGATTCAAGATGGCATGCTCAGAGTTCAGCTGGGAGATAAGCGGTGCGAATACATCCCTCTCAACACCCATACCCTCCAATTTCTGTCAGACACTACGCTGAGAATCAATTCCTTTACCTTGACCTGTACTTCTCTGTCGCTCTGCATCTCAAAGGAGGCGATACATATGGAGCCGAGTGAACTCACGAGTACAGTTGGAATCGATAGGAACCTCCGAAACCTCGCTGTAGGAAACATTGAGAAGGTCACCTACTATGACATGAGCAAGATTGTTCAGATTGCCGAAAATACAAGGAGTGTCGTCAGGTCATTCAAGCGCAATGATGTAAGGATCAGACAATCAATCTCTTCGAAGTATGGCAGGAGAAGGAGTGAACGGGTGAAGCAAATCATTCATGGTGTAACGAAACGGATTGTACAGGAGGCGAAGGCGAAGAAACAGGCGATAGTCTTCGAGGAGATTAGAGGAATCCGCAACCTCTATCGGAAGGGAAACGGTCAAGAGAGGTCATTCAGAGGGCGAATGAACTCATGGCCTTTCCATGAGGTGAAGAGGCAGATTGAGTACAAGGCTGCGTGGGAAGGGGTGCCAGTAGTGACTCTATCACGGAATGATACAAGAGGGACCACAATGGACTGCGTGAGATGCGGGGAGAGACTCCAATTACCAGTCCGTGGCGATTTGGAACATCATCGCCAGTTGTGGTGTGAGAAGTGCGAGAGATGGATGGATAGGGACCTCATGGCCGTCCTGAACATCTCTCGCAGGGGGCGGTTGAGGTTCGACCGTTCACTGACGGAAGGCGAGGCAAGCGAAGCAATGAAGGGGAACGCGGAACACGACGGGGAGCCGCTAATCCTCAGAGTGGATGCCTCGAAATTGCGCCTTGCACAGCAGTCGCAATAG